The Papaver somniferum cultivar HN1 chromosome 6, ASM357369v1, whole genome shotgun sequence genome segment ACCAAATCAGGATCGAAGGATGATAGTGGACAATATGAATAACCCGCAGCTGCTAAACCTAAGAAATGCCAGAGGAAACCGAAGATCCGATCCAAATTACAATCCCGAGGACTCAGACTACTTCGATAGCGGGATCCCGAGACCAGGATGATCCACCATTTACCGGGAGCACCAGCTAGCAATGGAGAATCTTCGTACGGAAATGATGGCGGAAATCAAGCAGTTAAAAACCAAGCAGGGGGCGGAAGACTggagcaagtgatgaaggaagccaACACTACCCCGCTAACCCAACGTTTAGCCAAAGCTCTCATCCCCCAGAAATGCTCTGTCCCAGCCTTCGAGTGTTACGACGGATCCACTGATCCCGCTGcccatctttgttattataatcgAATCCTGTCCCGGTGGGATTATGACGATGCAATACTTTGCAGATATTTTCCTTCAAGCCTAAAAGGATCCGCgctgtcttggtttgataatctgccaccggACTCCATTGATTCCTATGACCAAATCACTGAGAAGTTCTTGgcaacctacatgtacaacaagatcgtcaacaccggaatggacaAGCTCTTCTCGCTAGCAATCCGATATAAGGAGACGGTCAGGGAATATACtgacagatggcacaagatctgtcaGACCATAGGGAACGTCGATCCAGTGGTCagtatcaattgctacaaatgggggctAGACAGAATGAACCCTCTATTCGTCGAGATCCATGGTACCATCCCCGCTACCAAAGGAAATCTTCGAGTAATCATAGAAAAACATTCCAGTCTAGAAGagattcagcgtgaaaatcccagatcTCAGATTCAAAGACATCAGAACCAACTTGGTGGAGAAATCCAGTGGATCCAAAAGGGGCGGTTCTGGCAAACGACCTAGCGAAGATAGAAAAGAACGGAGAGATGATCGTCGACGTGAAGATCGGAAATTCGAAGACCATGTCTACACGAAGTTTAACGCCAGCTACTCTCGTATCTTAAGGGAGATTAAAGGACGTGAAAATATTGAGTGGCCATGGTCCAAAGGGAAACAGCCCCCAAGGTCCGAGAAATCCAAGGAATATTGCGAATACCACTGCTTCAATggccaccagaccgagaaatgcaaaaacctcaagataatgatccaaaagttgatCGACGCAGGAGATCTCAAGCAGTACATACAGAAAGCAGATACCGAAGATAGGACCAAACGAATCAAGCAGGTTCAATTGCCCGAAGGAAACCGAACCCTTAACACCATATCGTGCTCAGAATCCACATGGCCTTCGTTAACGGCGCAAATATGGAAAAGGTTGAGGAAGCAATTCGAGGACTACTGTGAACTATACAAAATCGATGGAGTGGAATTAGACGAACACGAACattggatggacgcacctatgaTTTTTgacgctgaagatatcgaagaggATATGGAAGACCACAATGATCCTTTGGTCCTCACATTACCAGTAGCAGGATGCAATATCAAGAAGATCCTCATCAATGGAGGAAGCTCAGTAAATGTTCTATTTTATGACACATTCAAACGAATGGAGCTTAACGaagaacagttgatgacctcgtactacaccatctacgggtttaACGGGGCACCTACAAAGCCATTAGGAGACATCGTCTTGCAAGTAAACGCAGGCCCCACGAAAGTGGacacacgattcagcgtggtagatGCTCCTTCTCcttataacgccattattggccgaaggtgggtacacaagctcaaaggagtggcGGCGAATTGTCACCAATacctcagattcccaacaccctaAGGAGTAATGGAAATAAAAGGAGATCCAGTCACCGCTCGGGAATGCCAGGATCTATAAAATCAGCTCAACAACGAACATGATGAGCAGCAGAAATCCCGAAGGACCCGAAACAAAGAAGATGCGAAAgaaaaagcaattgacctttattTCGAAGAGATTTCCGGAAAGAGTCTGACGAAGGGTAGTGTCGTTTTAAGCACGGAAGTAAGCACTTAAAAAGctaaagaaattgaagaaccaaCCAAATAGAAATTAAATAACGTCTCTCTCCTAGGGGAACCGAAGCCCATGTTCACACCTGTAGAACCTGTGAAAGAGATCAACATAGGAACCAAAGAGAGTCCCAAGATGATCAAGATAGGGACCGCGATGGACAAGGAAAGAGAGACGTCCCTAATCGCGCTGCTCACGGAGTACGCGGATATCTTCGCATGGAAACTAGgggacatgccggggattgatccaaagATAATCCAACACGAACTCCGTATAAAACCATGCACACCACCTGTCAGGCAAAAAATACGTAAAGTAGCACCAGAGTATCACAAAGCAATAAAGAAGGAGCTCCGCAAGTTActagaagcagggttcatcaaggaatTCAAGTATCCGacatggatctcgaacatggtcattgtgccaaaaaagaacggaggagtaagaatatgcatcgatttcaccaacctcaataaggcatGTCCGAAGGATAGCTACCCActcccaagcatcgatcaactggttgaagctgtcgaaggatacgaagaatattcatttatggatggatattctggttacaaccaagtggcGCTAGCAGAAGAGGAccaacaacacacaacattctacaccccgcacggcctctattgttacacaaggatgctcttcggacttcgaaatgcaggggaaacataccagaggatggttgATGCTATCTTGAATCCATGGATCGGTAACACCTTAGAAGTCTATGTCaatgatatgctcgtcaaaagaaaGCTGCACAAGAATCACCATCAAGATCTGagggatatcttcgaagcaatgaggaaacaccatatgaaagtaaacccagaaaaatgAATATTCGGCATCACCTCAGGAAGATTTCTCGGATATCTAGTaacgaagaggggcatcgaagtaTATCCCGCGAATATCCAGGCCATCATAGAAATGCCatcaccaaataacctaaaagaAGTTCAAAAGATCAACGGGTCCTTAGCAGCTCTGGGAAGATTCATCGCCAGGTCATCGgataaatgcaaacattttttcaacatcctcaaaaaagggagcaaattcgaatggaccgccgagtGCGAAGAAGCTTTTcaaaaaaatcaaggaatacctggccACGATCCCGATCCTACAAAAGCCTGATCTAGACGAGGTACTAGCCCTAtatatagcagcaacagaagatgcagtcagcacAGTATTTgtcaaaacaaacacaaagatAGAGCAACCTATTTACTACGTCAGCAAAACCCTCAACGTGGCAGAAAGGAACTACAAGAAGATCGAGCAACTCATTTTTGCACTAGTATGGGCAACCCAAAAACTGAGGACTTACTTTCTGACCTACTACATTCGTGTCCCTTGCAAAGCACCGTTGGAGGATGTTCTCAAAAGCGCCGGGAAAGTAGGACGGATAGCAAAATGGAACACTCACCTTGATCAATTCAACATTATCCATGAAGTATAACATTCCCCGAAGTCACAAGTCTTGGCTGATTTCTTAGCAGATCTATCCCTCGACAACGATGAAGAAGTAAGGGGCATACCGGAGACAGAAGAAGGGAAAGATCCGATTGACATTCTAGAACCATCCAGCCAGAGGCAATGGGAAGTTTTCGTTGATGGATCGAAGAACATAGAAGGTGCGggcataggcatcgtaatcaccaccccaataGGAGAAAGGATAGTGCACGTGCTGAGGTTGGAATTCAAGGGGCGTACCAATAACATCGTCGAATATGAAGATGTGGTACACGCTCTTCGTTTGATAATATAAATGGGAATAACCGACGTGCGACTGACAATTGATTCACAACtggtcatacgacaaatagggtTAGAATACAATGTCTATGATGAGACCCTTTCAGCGTACATGTATTTGGTTCAGACTCTGGCATCCCAAATACCAACTATCGAATTCCGGCACTTAGGCACAAAGGAACTTAGGCACGCTGACGCCTTAGCctacatatcatccatgctgagagaCGAAAGTATCAAAGCGATCAATATAGAGTATATGAACCCTCGGTCATTCCTCAGGAAGCCTTCGCTACAAATCGTAAAGACGACGTGGGGGAAGACATCGCTGACGATGACGTAGGAGAAGACATCGCTGAGGACTTTCACGAAGATGATATCATGACAAGATCCAACGAAGATGAAGATTTCACGAACGAAGAAGATTGGATAACTGAAGTTCATCTTTTCCTCGAAGAAGGGACGTTGCCAACGAACTTAAAGCATGCTCGAAAAGTACATTCAAAAGCATGCAGATACGACCTCAGGGACGGAAttctgtacaagaaatctttcctcaggCCATTGTTACGCTGCTTATCAAGAGAAGAAGGACATCGGGTTCTGAAAGACATACACTATGGGAACGCAGGCAACCATAGTGGGATGAGATCCTTGGCAGATAAGGCGAAAATGCAGGGTATTATTGGCCAACGATGATACGAGATGCTGCGAGAATGTTGAGAAGATGTGAGGAATGCCTGCTCTTTGCTAAAAGAATCCATGCACCTGCAACAAAGCTGAATTCGGTggatagtccatggcctttctcaAAGTGGGGCGTAGATATCGTGGGACCCCTGAAGGATCAGGAAAAAGACGATTCTTGATAGTAACCACAGACTATTTCAGTAAATGGGTAGAAGCCAAGGCCCTAGCAAGAATCCGCGACTCGGAAGTTTTCacgttcatcttccaaaacattatttgcagattCGGCATCCCAGCAGAGATCGTCTCCGACAATGACAAGCAGACAAGGGAATAACATCGACATGCTCTTTGATACCTTCAAAAtcagaaagaacaaatcaactCCCATATATCCTCAAATCAACGGTCAGGCAGAAGCCATGAACAATACCCTTTCCCTCATACTCAAGAAGCAGTTGGATGAACACAAAGGACGATGGTGTGAGAAATTatacaatgtgttatgggcataccgaACTACCCGAAGATCAGCCACAGGAGAATCACCGTTCCTCCtcacctacggagccgaagcagtcatcccaacagagatcattatgccaaccacgaagactgaagcatgggagaagaatctCACGGCGGACATGATGCTGGAAAGACTCGATGATCTCGAAGAAAGAAGGGAAACAACGCTACAAAGGATGGAGAATTACCAACGAAGACTAGAGAGAAAGTACAATAAAAAGGTCAAGCTTagaaactttgtagaaggaaaatATGTGTTAAGAACTATACCCCAATACCAACAAGAAAAGAAGTGGGGCAAACTAGCACCAACATGGAGGGGGTTTATAATACATGACATTGCAGGAAATGGGTCCTACTACTTGCGCAATCTAAAAGGAGAAGTCCTCAGACATCCGTGGAATGCCAAATGGCTCAAAACATACTACCCATAAAGTAACGCAgctctgcatctgcgtgaagaacaccagaagaagaaggcagcgtgctCGCTTGACATGTTTCCATCTCTGGACGAGGATTTGCAGGCCTCactctatcaatcaaacaaacattcTGCAGAATTTTTTATTGGGAAAAGTTATTatatacaatctctcgggactcccctatcagcgtctataagtgtaggaccacgGGGAAGgcttccagcagaaagagatacccaaccattCAACAAAGTAGCAGTTcagcggaatgggtgcatgtaaatatttcaacaaCGCACCACATATCCGGGACGCTACATTAACCCCCACCGCCCAgtaatcctctggccaagggttagctggcggggtgacaggtccaaagtCAATGACGAAGGTGCTTACCTTTGGCATTACTATCAAACACTTTCTATTTACTTAGTTCATTTCTCCGAACACCGGGATCACTAGTTTTCTAAAAAGCAAAACTGAACTAATATTGCAGGTAAAAATCAAACTTGTACATATCCAAACAAACGATGATCCATTCCATAAAAGTTGATGACAAGTTCGGGGAATTAAGCAAGAAAAGAaagatacaacaaaaaaaaagcctgaagccaagtaatcaacaaagatcaactttctatAACATATAACAATCCATTATCCCTTGGAAGAAGAAACGTGACCAGCGAGATTTTTCGGCTGAGACGAAGGAACACTCCCTCCCAAAGAAGGACCAGAAGAATATGTCATGGGGTCGGGCATATGACGACGAGGATACTTCTTCGTAATACCATGCTCTTTCAGAAGGCCCAGCTCAATCTTATTCAACGTCTTGTTGATCTCCTCAGCAAGCTGGCAACGATCCTTATGTGCGATGACCGAAGCCTTGAGCTCAGATTTTGACAGCGAAGACTTCAACTGCGTTACCTCCTTAGCGGCTTCCTTGGCGGCTTCATCTCGAGACCCAGCCAACCCCTCAAAATATTTAACCTGACCTTGCTGGTATGCTAAGTCAAATTGagacttttcaagtttttcagttGCAAGTTTAAGTTGTCGTTCGAGCtctgaaagaaagaataaaaataagTTAGGAGGTCAGAGCAAGGAAAATACTAAAGACCGAACAacttataccttcgacattatccgaagctatttcatattcatttACTATGGCGTCCCGATCAtcgtcaagaaaatcatactcgtcagaaattttcttataatccagTCGGAGATTTTTGAGAGAGAACTGacactcatccaactctacctgcttcatggagTCTAAATGCcgaagatggttgacctcatCGTTCAATTTATCTATCCCCTTGTTAAGTATGTACATGGTGATCTCAAGATTCTTTTCAGAATCCACTAGACGAGCGACGTCCGCTTGAGAAGCAGTTAAAGCATTACTCAAGGCCTGAGCCTCAGCCCTGGCCTCATCCCTCTAAGCGCTGCACATAATCAGGAGCCTCGGAACCATGATgtgaacgagcttgacgcaactCCTCTTACAAGTATGCTACCTTAGTTTCTAAACGAGAAATACTCTCATGAGCTTCGTCCAAATTTTTGTGAGTCCTCCCCAACGTCTTATTAAAACGCCGACGATCGGCCTTATATTGATCTTGCATACTGATGGCCAGCTGCCGCTGTTGGCGATAATGAGCCATGAATTTATTATGTTGTTCTGCTCGAGCATTCCACTTAGCAGCCTCTATTTTGATCTTCTCCACTAATTCCTTAATCCGAGAAGCCTGACGAGTCCTTTCATTTCGAAGCCATGCCAATTCTCGGGGATCAACCACTGAAGATAGAGctgggagactcagacagaacactaaggAGACGAGAGATACACGAAGTAAGAAACAAGATAAGAACGAACCTTTGGAAGAAGAAACATCTCTACGGACCTGCGCCAACTCATTACGAACAAAAGCGAGATCCGCACGAAGACTTTCTTCGTTAGCACCAAGCTGCTCTTTCTCCTTTAAACGCTCCTTCAACTCTAGGATTTCTTTATCCTTGGAAACAATGAGATCCTCATCCGAAGACAACTCTCCCTCCCTGTGACGTAACTTACCCTCCAACTTAAACGTCTTCGCTTTGAAATATTGATATAGAGTATGATTGCAGTGTTCACTCCTCACCAACTGTGAAAGAAGCAATCACATAAGAATTACTAAAAAAAATGAATCAGGTCACAACCTTTAGAGCTGCGATCACTTACCTCGAGCATGCGTTGCTGAGGATAACCATACTGATACCCGTCGGCTAAGGTCATCATCTGAGTAATGGAAGAAGGAGGATTCACTAGGAGACTGGAAGAAGCGGCTCCTAAATCTTTTTGCCAAGCCTCAACGACCTCATCAGAAGAAGACAGCTGCATTTTACGACGAGTAAAGGCATCAGATTCCTTCTCACCAGGAATCACAGGGGCAGGGTTGGACACGAACATCAAGCCCTTCTTCATTAGCCATTCGCAAATCACATCTTCTCCACCATGAGTCACCACGTCCCCTAAATTGTCATAGGACACACTAGGACTAGGTTTATCACCAGGTTTAATGACGTTCTCCCCATACTTGGCCTCTTGGGCAGCACGAAGATCCGCATCATCACCTTCAGAACTGTCATCTTCACCAACtacattttcttcatcttttttctCACAGTATCCCCCCGCAAGAACATCTCATTCATCGTTGGGATATAGTAGAGACAAATCAGCAGCCATCCCCATAGCAGCGGCCATATCAATAGGGTCTTCAGCGTAGCATAccttaccaaaagaaaattctggAGAAGGACTTGTTGGCTTAGGCGCAACATACCCACTCCCCTGGTCTTGCACCGATCCAATAGGAAGATCGTTCGTCAGAATGGCAGGCGAAACTCTCTCTTCGTGGGCATCACCATCGTTGCCTGCGTCCTTCTCAGGATTAGAAGGGGAAGTATCTATTCGTTCCTCGTCATCGGAAACCTCCTCTTCGTCCTCAACATTTTCATCATTCACAGGGCTGGTAACCTCATCATGAAAATCTCCCTCCTCCGCAAGGGCAGTAGAAGACTGAACCACGCCAATCTTATCTTTCTTCTTTGCCTAAGGATATAACATTCAACATTTAAAAACAACAACTACTTAAGctaagaagaaaaggggcaacATAAAGTATCATACCTTAGCAGCGGCAGTACCCTTTGGAGGAAGGACAACATCGGAGCTTTCATCTTCGTCAGCAGCGTCAATGGCATATTCGAAACTCATACCATCAAAATTCAACCGCCAGGGGCAGAAGTCACCATAACGAGCGGGAGCGTTATCACGAGGTTGACTATCAATAGTAGGACGCCAGCCCCGAGAACCGGGTACCTATCCATAAGCCCAAGGGCCGACAACTTCAATAACGGTGGCATTCCATTCATAGTCATGGTCGCGTTTGAGCTTTTTACGGTTAGGAAAGAGTTTTTGCTGAGAAGTCCCTTCGGTACCAGGAACGTAGCGAACCTTTGAATCActcacctcacttaagagacgaaCTTCACCACGAAAAGCGGGAACTAAACGAAGACCTACACTCTAAGGattgcggttcctactattgataTAATCCCAAAAAGAGACATTAAAATTTACAGGAGTATACGAGTTTCTCTCGGCAGGATCGGGAGTATAACAGGTCATCGTCGTTCTACCGTGActacgaagataacactccctcaaggTCCAAAGATAGTTCCCACTTAGCTGCACCATCGAACGATAATGAGTATTATGGGTCGAACCTTCGCGATCAGCCAGAACATCATAGTAGAAAGAATCACCCGACTTATACAAGGGAAGCATCAGACCTGCCTCGAAGGCTCCTA includes the following:
- the LOC113291188 gene encoding uncharacterized protein LOC113291188 yields the protein MIHHLPGAPASNGESSYGNDGGNQAVKNQAGGGRLEQVMKEANTTPLTQRLAKALIPQKCSVPAFECYDGSTDPAAHLCYYNRILSRWDYDDAILCRYFPSSLKGSALSWFDNLPPDSIDSYDQITEKFLATYMYNKIVNTGMDKLFSLAIRYKETVREYTDRWHKICQTIGNVDPVVSINCYKWGLDRMNPLFVEIHGTIPATKGNLRVIIEKHSSLEEIQRENPRSQIQRHQNQLGGEIQWIQKGRFWQTT